From Canis lupus familiaris isolate Mischka breed German Shepherd chromosome 23, alternate assembly UU_Cfam_GSD_1.0, whole genome shotgun sequence:
AGACTTGCTCGTTTGGTAGAAATGTGGAGTGATCTCTGTTCCCTTTTgtgaaacaaaaaaaccacagttTACGCACATTTTAGTTCTGGGTGGGTGGCTGTAAGGTGTATAACCGGAAACTTCATAGTGTCTTAGGACAACAGCGTACTGTGTGTTAAAGAATAATAGTGCAAGTGCCATTTAATGAGAAGATCTTTTTGGATGGAGTTTGCCAAATGTCTTATTTCGAGAAGAGGGCTTTTCTTTCCtggttggatttttttctttaaagattttatttatttatttgaggggggcggagcatgagccagggggaggggcagagggagaagcggactcctcactgagcaaggaatCCGAcacctaggaccctggaatcctgacTTGAGCCTAAgacagacgcctaaccaactgagccactcaggcaccccctggTTGGATTTTTAAATGCACCTTTTCACAATTGTTTGTGATGGAGCTGATTCTGCAGCAAGCCGCGATGCCTCTAGCATGGTGGGCTCATGGAAGGACATTTAGTCTTTGCCCTTCTGAGTGGCGCCTCTCCATTAGCCAGGGTATACTACTgtcctggtttattttttatttatttatttttttatttatgatagtcacagagagagagagagaggcagagacacaggcagagggagaagcaggctccatgcaccgggagcctgatgtgggattcgatcccgggtctccaggatcacgccctgggccaaaggcaagcgccaaaccgctgcgccacccagggatccctactgtcCTGGTTTAAAGGAGAGCCAGCAAACCCAGGGGTCAGGGGTAGCTGCTGGTCTACAGTGCCATCTGTGATCTGCTTAGGTCCCGGGGAGGGGCATGGgcatgagagaaagggaaagcttCAAGTTAATGAAATTGACAGGGTTTTACAGGAAGTGGTCCAGGTTTTACACTGAACCTGAGCTTATGGTTTCACTTCCTTTTCTCACTCCTGTAAATATCTACAGGTTCTATTACCAAGAGAGCCCGGCAACCAATAGTTCAGACACTAGGTTCAGTTGATTTTACTTCTGTGAAGATAAGGTGATGGTCCATAACTTTTATTGTCGAGACAGAGAAGGAGCTGCAGTTGGTGGCCTAATTCACGGATGGACGTAGATGTGTTGTTCAGGAGGATACTCCTTGCTCATTCTCAAGATTAAGGGCAGAGAGATCCCTCTAGCAGGGAACTCTGTTCTCCACAGCATTCCAGCACTCTTCTTTCCTGGGTACACTTTTCCCTTCTCTGAAGTGGGAAGATAATACAGGTCGTTGCCAGGTAGTCTCTCGGGGTGGAGAAAGCAGCAGGGGCCATGAGGCCTGTGGCTGCAAAGTTGCTGATTCAGTGTTCTCTTGCCCTAAAGCTGCATCCGGTGATCAAGGCTTTCCTGTGTGGCTCCATCAGTGGGACCTGCTCCACACTCCTTTTCCAACCCCTGGATCTCCTCAAAACACGCCTGCAGACTCTCCAGCCCTCAGCCCATGGGTAATACCTGctgttctctccatttctttgagGAACTGGTTTCAACAACTTCTCTCAGACACAAAGCATCTCAACTGTGTTAAGTCAACTCCCCTTCTGCGGGTTGCTTAAAGAGAAACCCAGGCCATGCCCAGCTTCTATTTGATATTTCTTATTAAGTAAATGGGCCCTCTGAAGACCCCTTCCTGGGATCTGCCTTGGGGACCTTGCATTTTACTGTGCTAGCTTGTAATGTCATAACTGTGCTGTCTGATATGAGTAGTATGGGTGGTCTTCTGGAAATAAGGCGAGTATTAGTGTTTCATTTATGCCCCGCATTGGGCTCAGCCCTGAGGGAAGTACATCAAATGCATGTGAAATGGGGGGTCATCCCATTGTTTGCAGTGTGAATGGGCAGATACACACGTCTGTGCCAAACCCTGCACATGTGGAAACTCAGTGATTCCCAGATGTGTTGTAGAGATTCTTGAGTGCTCTTAGGAAAGAAGTCTTTGGATGGGAAGTTCTTTTATGAGGACAAACTctaagggatttttttctttctggcccCCATTTTGTCTGCTTTCAGATCCGGACGCATTGGGATGCTGGCTCTGCTCTTGAAGGTGGTTCGCACGGAGAGTATTCTGGGCCTTTGGAAAGGAATATCCCCTGTAAGCTGCCTTTTGGGTCTCCTCTTGCACCCTCTGCTTTAATAGCCCtttctggggtggctcagcagttgagcatctgccttctgctcagggtgtgatccctggggccctgggatcgagtcctgcactgggctcctcactgggagcctgcctctccctccgcctatgtctctgcctctctctgtgtgtctctcatgaataaacaaatacagtctttaaaaaaaaaaaagtagccctTTCTCATACACCTCACATATCCTCCCAAGGAAGGATAGGTGAGCGTCAGAAGCAGGGGGAGGACTTGTGTGCTCTCCTGGTCTCTGTTGCTACTCACTCTTGCCAGAgggcttctccctgtctgtgttgCCCTAGACGCAGCTTTTTGGAGCAGTGGCAGGTCTAGAGCAGGTGCAGCTGGTACCCCAGCTGCCAGCATATCCTTGCCCTTGCCCTTCGGTGCAAACAGGCCGAACCTGCGTTTCTTTACCTGTGGGCTCTTCCTGGCCCCAGGAACCTACTTTGCTGGGAGTGCCAGGGCGTGAATGCTCACCCCAGCCCACAGCAGCCCCTTCCCAATGGAAGATGACCGCTGATGTTTAAAAACCTCACTCTCCCTCCTCAACAGGAGGGGTAACTCTGAGGTGCCCTACGCTGATTCCCAGAGTTTCTCCAAAGGGATTCCATTGCCCAGGGCAGTCAGTAATGGGTCGGCAACCTGACCTTCACTGGCTGCCATTTCTCTTGCCTCACTGCCCCATTCTCTTATGGATATTACCTCCACACCTTCAATCAAGTACTTGCGTGCAGATCTCCATCTTCTTTTGGTAAAACCCAGCTAAGACAGTATCTAAAAGCATGAgtctctgatttctttcctccctctgacTTATTCTGCAGTCCATTGTGAGGTGTGTCCCTGGAATTGGCATCTACTTCGGCACTCTCTACTCCTTGAAGCAGTACTTCCTGCGAGGCCATCCCCCCACCGCCCTGGAGTCCGTCATCCTGGGAGTGGGCTCTCGCTCAGTTGCAGGGGTCTGCATGTCACCCATCACTGTGATCAAGACACGTTACGAGGTGAGTCTGACTGCTTCAGGCCTTCAGGGTGGATGAACAGAAGCACTGGGCTTTTGTCAAGGGGCCACTGAGGTCAACTCCAGATTTAGAATCTAAAAGAGACCAGACCCCATGTGCCCTGGTAATGCCATGTACCCTGAAGTCAGGTTGGTTCATTGTTCAAAACCAGGGCCGCTGTGAAAGCCACTGGTCTTATGCTTCTTTTGCAGAGTGGGAGGTATGGTTATGAGAGCATCTATACGGCCCTGAGGAGCATCTATCGCAGTGAGGGGCACCGGGGACTCTTCAGTGGCCTGACAGCAACACTCCTTCGTGACGCACCCTTTTCTGGAATCTACCTGATGTTCTACAACCAGACCAAAAATATCATGACCCATGGTATGGACAAAAGAAGGTCTGGTAGGGAAGAGATATCTCCAAGACCTCGTATCCTCACCACTTTCTCTGTGATATGAGACTCTTTATTCTTAGCATCTCCAGATTCTTCTTAGACTGTTAGGACCTAAGCCATGTCAGCCTTGTGTCAGGGTTGGGTGCTAGGCCACAGTAGTAGTGGTCATGACATACTTGGCCACTGACCTTTCGAGTTTATAGACTATTATAGCAGAGTACTGGTATTACACCCCACACTTCttgagtggggtggggtggaataAAACATGTTTTGCAGAAGTCCTGCAATAATACCTCGCAGATTTACCTGATCTTTAGAATGCTGGGTCCCACCCAGGGCCTCCTAAATCAGAAACTTTGGGGTAAGACCTGGGAGACTATTTTTCTCAAGAAACACTTGATCTGATTCTTATCAGACACGTTTGATAAAGTTAGCACCTCCCTTGCCGTGTTCCCAGTTGAAGTGATTCTGAGCCCTCTGTTTGGGTGGAAGGGTACCAAACCTCAGGCATTCTGACAGACCCATGCTGTCAGTAAGCTCATGTTGGTCATGACGGGGGTACGATCAGTGGGCAGCGAACGTCTAACTAAACAGAGCCTGGTCCTGATAGAAACATCCTGTGGAATGAACCTGCATTCAATAAGGTGTCCCTGGATAATCTGAGCAAGGAAATGCAGTCAAGGTTGTGGAGGTGGGAAAACTGGCATGCCACCATCACGACAGTGGTAATCAAGTAAGTTGGGGTGCTTTAGGAGTTCATTGCTCTGCCAAAGGCACCAGGAGGGATGACAGGTATGCAGGTCACAGCCTTATGTTGCCCTAGAAAGTTAGGGCAATAAGGGAGCTTGTATGTACATTTTTGACTTCCCTATATGTATAATTGTTTATTCCAATTCCATTTAAGAGTAAGTTGCAGGAGTGATGCCCCTTTACCCTTAAATACCTCCATGTGTGTTTCCTAAGAACAAAGAGATTCTCTGAGAACGATTTcctcaaaatcaggaaatttattttttttaattttttaaattttaatttttattatttttttaaatcagtaaatttAACACagttacagttctttttttttttttttaatttttatttatttatgatagtcacacagagagagagagagagagaggcagagacacaggcagaggaagaagcaggatccatgcaccgggagcccgacgtgggatttgatcccgggtctccaggatcgcgccctgggtcaaaggcaggcgccaaactgctgcgccacccagggatccccagttacaGTTCTTTAGTCTCTAGCACCTATATCAGGAAGCTCATGACGTTGCTTGGACCCATTGTGGGCGAGGTTGACTTTTTGTCACTTGGTCAAGATAGTGTCCCCACtgaaaactcattttttcttttgtaatttgaaAGCGCCAGTGTGGGGGAACACTTTGAACCTGTATAAATCTGTATAAAACATCCTGTTGCTTTCACTTGAATGTTTGAACTTCAATCAGTGATTCTTGCCCAAATCAGTTATGGTGATGGTtgtaaagacaaaattttaactCCATCATTCCCATTCACACTTGGTTATAGCTTTAAATATCCACTCCTTAACCTTGTTTGAATCTAGACTCCTCTGACTTTGGGGAAGAATCTGTGGGCCACTTGGTATTGATATTTATGTGATGAATGTGAGATTCATTTGTAATTGAATGTCGCCTTTGTCCTGTTTCAGACCAGTTGGATGCAAACCTTATCCCTGTGGTAAATTTCAGCTGTGGGATCTTTGCTGGCATTCTGGCCTCCCTGGTAACTCAACCTGCGGATGTTATCAAAACTCATATGCAGCTCTCCCCAATGAAATTTCGGTGGATTGGCCAGGCAATGACACTCATTTTCAAAGTAAGGCTATGGAGTAAATATTGGTTCTTGTGGTTAAggcgctccctctccctctctctctctctttctctctctctctctctctctgtagttcatgtcttttaaatattaaaatcagctGCAGAGCTTTAAAAAGTCCCCACTCCCAGGTCACAACCTGGGCTGCTTCTATCTGAAGGCCAGATCAGTAGCTTAAGTTCCCCAATGATTCCAAAGAATCACTGCTAAAAACATCTGGTTGGTTGTgggttgttttgggttttttgttgttgcagggtttttttggtggtgggtggagggaacTGACTACATTAGGACAACCTGTGATACCTGTCAAACCTGGCAGAttgctgggctccaccccagacctatGGAATCAGGCAATCTGGAAGGGCCTGGTCATCTGGTGATCAAGGACCAAGGAGGAactaaagtcagaaaaaaatcacaaacacattATTTGGTTTCTAGAAATTTGCTCTAACACAAATGCACAAACggtattattaaagattttttaaaaataaagatagaaagtacAGGAGACATAAAGTACACTCaagcaccattttttaaaagagtttatttatttattcatgagagtctcagagagaggggcagagacttaggcagagggagaaacaggctccctgtggagaacctgatgtgggactcaaccccaggatcatgaccttaggaaaggcagacactcgactactgattcacccaggtgcccccacttaaGCACCATTTAAAAGCCCTTGGGTTGGTCCCTTGGAAGCACACAGTTATCACATACCAGCTATTGTTGTTCAAGCTAAGTTTGTccctacatttttatatttttctgtatgtagcAGAGGAAACAACATGAGCCACGCATGCTTTATCTGTCTCACCCTAGATATAAACAGATAGTTTGGAATCTGATCATAGTCTTCACTGCTTGGGTCGTCTGCTTTCTTATTCTCTATACCTAAAACCCTAAACTTGGAAAATAATATTCTTCAGTTATGTATGAAAATAGCAGGAATGATAACGgttggaatgaataaatcagtcCACATTATGAAGGAGGAATAAGAGGTGTTTTGTCTTTAATTCTTATATAGGACCACTAAGAGCATAAGATGCTCCCTCCAGgcacacaaatggccaaaaaggCGCCCTTTTCTCTAGCTTGGTGCCAGAACCCAGGGTGTGGCATCCACACTGTGGCCTGGATCTTAGCTGCCTGTTGGGTCTTGGTGCTTACGTGAGCTATATAAGCTATCCAGCTGTATATGGCAATCCAGTATAAAGATTTTCAgctgagggggatccctgagtggctcagcggtttggcgcctgccttcggcccagggcataattctggagtcctgggattgggtcccacgttggggtccttgcatggagcctgcttctctctctctctctctctctctctctctgtgttctctcatgaataaataaataaaatctttaaaaaaataaaaaaagattttcagctGAGAAATTGTCCTAGCTAAAGCAGGCCTAAAAAGATAGAGTTTAGTAAAACGTTATGCAAAAATGcttttatgcaaaaaaaatgtttttagttcaTTGTCTCCTTAGATCCATTATTCCGTTTTGGTATCAcctataaaaatctaaaaacctaGGCTCGAAAATGGGGTAACAGAGACCCTCACTCTCACGCTAGGTGTGTTCATTGTGTTGGTACTTGGCTTCTAGAGTATTGACGTTCGTTTTCCTCATAGGATTATGGGCTGCGTGGCTTCTTCCAAGGTGGCGTCCCCCGGGCCCTCCGCAGAGCTCTGATGGCAGCGATGGCATGGACCGTGTATGAGGAGATGATGGCCAAGATGGGACTGAAGTCCTGATCAAGAGGGACCAGGCAAAGATGGGCTCTGTTGCCCTGCCTGGCTCTTGCCAAGGGCTGCTTCATCTCACTGTCCTAGAGTAAGATGAAGTCCTATCTGGAAAGCCAGGCTGATGTATCCCCTTCATTCCCCAGTTTGAGTAGGGAAGAGATGGGCCTGACTCAAGCCTTCAGAATCTCCCCAAAGTGGAGTTACTGCCACATACAGCACACTGGGAAGTTAGAAGGGTTTGCACATCCTGCCAGGCTACTCGATAAGGCATTTCTGGAAAGAGCTCTTTCAGGTGGCTCTGCCTCAGCCACCCACCTACACCAGGCTGCCTGTTTGGATCTGTTCTTGCACAAGGCTTCACACAGCCAGAGAAGCTGCAGCTGAAGAGCTCCAGTGGCGGAAGCCGGGTTGGTGGAGAGAGAGGGTCCTTGTCACCAGGCTTTAGTGTGTCTGGGATGCTGAtaggatgagaaagaagagatgtcATTACTTAATTGGTTACTAATCACCTCAGAGGCTCTGAAGAAGTGGGGACAGTGGCTTCTTAGCCTGTAAGTGTCCAGATGacattctttttggttttggcCTCTGCACTGTTTCAATTACAAGTTGTTCTGGCATTTTTCTGCAGCTAAAGTTCGCATAAGTAAAGTGGAGCACTTTATCATTGAAAACTGGAAAACCTAGTGTCTgtactgtgttttaaaataaccCAATAGTCTAAGGGGGCTGGCTCTTAACCTGTATAGGTCctaaaaatctaaacattttttttaaacagctttatttcaCACATTGTACAATTCACTCATTTCAAATAAGCCATTCAGTGATTGTTAGTATTCATCACTATGAATCCATTTTAGAACACATTCATCCCCCAGTAAGATCTCAGATTTATAATTAATCCTCATTCTGAGCCCCAGCCCCCAACCACCATTGATCTGTTTTCTTCCATAATTTGCCTTTACTGGACAATTCGTATAAATGTAGTCCTACAATTTGTAACctcttgcatctggcttctttcatatggcatcatgtttttgaggtttatccGTGTAGCATGTTTAACACtgtccttttatttgtttatggccaaataatacaGTATGCCtgtatgagattttatttttccattcatgagTTGATgattatttgaattatttccacTCGGGGCTCTTATGAAAAATGCCacaatgaacatttatgtacaagtgTTAGTGTGgacctatgttttcatttctctcatgtAAATACatgcctaggagtggaactgcCGGATCATGTGGAAACTATGTTGAACCATTTGAGAAACTACCGGACTGTGTACCattctacattcccaccagcagtgcagaaGGGTCCTGGTTTCCCCCACATCCtcctcaacacttgttattgtatgttttgtttattatagCCACCCTCGGGGGTTTCTAGGTGTTTCTATCCACTTGCCAACTTAGGAAAGAGCCATTACATTATCATGACAGCAGGAAGGGGAATTTTGGTCTGGTTAAGAATATAGGCTGTTCTAGATGGAAAGCTTGGTTCTCTACTTATTTAGACACACTTGTAACTGTTCACAGAAAGTGGGATAGTAATGATGAAGGTTAAAGGAGCAGATGTTTCTGGTACCCTGggttagtttcctagggctgtcacaacaaattaccacaaattggGTAGCTGCTAGCGGAAATTTATTCTCAGTTTTAGAGACTAGGAGTCTGAAATCAAAATGTCAGCAGGGACATCTTTTCTCTCAAGGCTCTAGGGGAAGATAGCCCTGGTCTCTCCaggcttctggtggttgctgaCAATTTTTGGCATTCATCACTTCAATCTGCCTCCATCTCCACAAAGCGCCTGCACATCTGTCTCTATGTCCTAATTTCAAGGACACCAGTAAATGGATGAGGGCCCACCCTACTCTAGAATGACCTCAGTCTGATTACTTCTGCAAAGAccgtatttccaaataaggtcacatttccTAGGAGCTAGGGTGAGGGTTAGGACTCCCAGGGTATGCACAATTCAACCTCAGACACacattaagtttatttattttatttatttgtattaagtTTAATTACAAGTTTAAGTTTATACTTAAGGTTTAGGTTAAAGTGTCCTATTCAAAATAACAGAAGGAGGAGTCTaggagaggacagagaggatCCTAATCTCAGCTGCACTGAAGCCACCAGTGCTTGGTGACCTGCATGCATGAGGTCTCATGCCAGAGAAAGTAGAAGATTATGTAAGACTGGAAATGTTGCTGGGATAGGAATGGAGGGAAGGCCGGTCACCACAGGTGATGGATATAGGGGTTGCCTCCCAAAAACTTAGGCCCTGACCCTGATCTTGGGCCACGGGAGCCTCATGCCAGTGGGGGCCCTCCCAAGAGCCCCTGGCAGACCAGGGACAGAGATGAAGTCCAGAGGTATAGGCTTCACTCCAATCTATTCATCTTATACTTGGCCGGTGAATTTCAGTCACCAGAGTCACCTTACatgttcatttgttctttcagcGCAAAGAAATCATAATTTGGAGAAACAGTCTAATTTCCTCTAAACATGGAGTAAAACTGGAACTGCCCCTTTTAACCCTGATTCCAAAGGCAAGTGGCCCTGGATAGCTGCATTATCTCTGGCCCAGGAATTGGTTTTTCCTCTTCTGCAGTCTGTAACAACTATTAAAGTTTGAGTTTCAGCTGATTGGAAACACTGCCCAGTGCCTTTTTAAACTAATTTGTTCTTGGCTACCTCAGACTTAAAGCAAATTATTTAGAGGGAAAGCTTTGTAGGAAGGAAACACTTATTTGGCCACTTACAGGTAAGGCCTAGTAAAGCATGGGCCAAAAGAGGATAGAAGCAAAGCTTTCAAGATGTTATATTCAGTTTCCAAAagtaaattacaaaatatttcaatCATAAAGAGTAGAGCAAATGGTATAGTGGCCCTTCATTCCCATTACTGAGAGATGAAACAATTATCAGGATTTTGCTACCCTTGTCTTTCCACTCTCCCCTTTatgaaggctttaaaaaaaaaaagactccagacACAGCACCATTTCACCCTTCCATAGTTCATCTCTAAAAACGTACACCtgtaaaaataatgaactttCTTACATAACTACAATGTTATTATCCCACCTGGAAAACGTTAACAAATTTTTTGCATATTATCCAATACCCAGCCCATATTCACATTTCCAGTTGtctcaaaacagattttttaggggtgcctggctggctccgtccaTCAAGTGAACCCActagttcaagccccacattcagtTTAGATGAAAGGGGAtacaaaagcagaaggaaattagataaaattaagtgtccttataacctgcagtCCATTGCCAAATGcttgaggcaggcagagtatAATGTTACTCCAGGAAGCTCCCACCCATCTTCacgttaatgccttgctagagagaaaaacaaccttAATTTGACAATAGCAAGGCCATTAAGTTTCCAGTGATATTTAGCATATGAATATCCTTCTGGAATTCACCTTATCCATACTTCCCCTAACCCCAAAGTATTTATCAATAGCTCCTCACAATCCCAGAGCAGCAGCCACTGCTGCTCTTTCTGCCCAAGAGTCCTGTCCCCATGTTTTAATAAAGTCACCTTTtacaccaaagacatctcaaaaattctttcttggcctttgGCTTCGGACCCCACcaatattccaaaactacatcatgaagcttacttaaaaataagatcttaggGATGGCTGGgttaaacctccaactcttggtttgggctcaggtcctgatcttggggctGTGGGATGGGGCcatcctgggctctgtgctcagccaggagtctgctggaaaattctctccctctgcccctcacccccacttgtGTCGGTGgactctgtcactctctcaaataattttaaaaaacaaaatcttagtGTTTTTTACAGTTGGCTTATTAGAATCAGGATGCAAACAAGGTCCTGAGGTTCCTTCACCAGATCTCCCACGGGGTAAGTAAATTTGAGTGAAACCATAATTAGAATGAGTGAATTCCCGAGGGTCTCATCAAGTTAGGGAACGGAACAGCAGGCACAACAATCACCAACCTAGATCTGCTCCCCAAGGCAAGGTCCCTCCCGTGCCCCCCAGGGTGAGTAGCTTGCTTTCCAACTTCTTGCTGACTTCAAATTCtcaattctcaatttttttcaccATTCCGTCTCCAAAAATAGTAGCCTCTAGGTGTTATCTCAGCGTCCAAGTTCTTCCCAGTGGTTCTTCCAAGTGGGAGCCACTGGGTTAGGTGGCCGACAAAACACAGGTCtaaggtcagtggttctcaaagaggCTGCATGTTGGACTCACCCAAACAGTTTTAAAACCTGCTGATGTCTGGGGTCTGCCACCCAGAAATGTGAATGTAAGCAGCCTGGGTTATGGCCTGGGCAGGAGGAGTTTAAAAAGTGACCCAGGtgtgggccgcctgggtggctcagtgggtgagcgtctgccttccgctcggatcccgatcccggggtcttgggaccGAGGCCCGCAtcctgctccccacagggagcctgcttctctctgcctgcgtctctgcctttctttcggTGGCTTTCGTGAACAAACTaataaaagcttttaagaaataaaaataaaagttccccAAGTGACCCTTAGGGCGCAGCCCTGGCAGAGAAACACGGAGGAGCCCCGCGGGGCGAGAGGTCCCACCGGGCGGTCCCTAACTCGGCTGCAAGGGTTCAGCAggagccgcggggcggggcgggggcggggcgggggcggggccaggccagAAACCCGGCGGGAGAGCTCGGGTCGCCGCGGCCAGCACGCTCGGCTGCGGCTGAAGCCAGCGGAAACGCCTCCGTTGTACAAAACAAAGGGAAGAAGCGGGAGGCGTGCGCGGTGTGCTGGGCGCCGACCTCGGGTGGGCTCCCGCGCCTCTGGGTAGCGATGGAGCGGAGCCCGGGGAGCGGCGGGCGCTGGGAGTGCAGCGGCCCCCCGGCGCCTCCCGAGCTCACCCCGGACGTGGCGGAGCTGCAGAGCCGCGTGCAGGAGACCCTGGAGCTGCTG
This genomic window contains:
- the SLC25A38 gene encoding mitochondrial glycine transporter isoform X1, which gives rise to MLQKSRPALLQPQDVGDKVETLMLHPVIKAFLCGSISGTCSTLLFQPLDLLKTRLQTLQPSAHGSGRIGMLALLLKVVRTESILGLWKGISPSIVRCVPGIGIYFGTLYSLKQYFLRGHPPTALESVILGVGSRSVAGVCMSPITVIKTRYESGRYGYESIYTALRSIYRSEGHRGLFSGLTATLLRDAPFSGIYLMFYNQTKNIMTHDQLDANLIPVVNFSCGIFAGILASLVTQPADVIKTHMQLSPMKFRWIGQAMTLIFKDYGLRGFFQGGVPRALRRALMAAMAWTVYEEMMAKMGLKS
- the SLC25A38 gene encoding mitochondrial glycine transporter isoform X2, which produces MLQKSRPALLQPQDVGDKLHPVIKAFLCGSISGTCSTLLFQPLDLLKTRLQTLQPSAHGSGRIGMLALLLKVVRTESILGLWKGISPSIVRCVPGIGIYFGTLYSLKQYFLRGHPPTALESVILGVGSRSVAGVCMSPITVIKTRYESGRYGYESIYTALRSIYRSEGHRGLFSGLTATLLRDAPFSGIYLMFYNQTKNIMTHDQLDANLIPVVNFSCGIFAGILASLVTQPADVIKTHMQLSPMKFRWIGQAMTLIFKDYGLRGFFQGGVPRALRRALMAAMAWTVYEEMMAKMGLKS
- the SLC25A38 gene encoding mitochondrial glycine transporter isoform X3, whose protein sequence is MLQKSRPALLQPQDVGDKVETLMLHPVIKAFLCGSISGTCSTLLFQPLDLLKTRLQTLQPSAHGSGRIGMLALLLKVVRTESILGLWKGISPSIVRCVPGIGIYFGTLYSLKQYFLRGHPPTALESVILGVGSRSVAGVCMSPITVIKTRYESGRYGYESIYTALRSIYRSEGHRGLFSGLTATLLRDAPFSGIYLMFYNQTKNIMTHGLWAAWLLPRWRPPGPPQSSDGSDGMDRV